The DNA window TGCTCGTTCAGCTTCAGTCCTCTGTCCTCGTCTACCGAGTTCCACTGCCAGCAACACCCATGGCGCGGCTGAGTTCGGGTCGTGCTCGGTGGCTCTTCTGAGGCACTCAAACATCTTCTCGTGCTCGCCAAGTCTGAGCAGTGCATCACAGAGCCGGTACCAAGAATCACAGTCCTCACATGTGAGACTCCACGCCCTCTCAAGATACTTGTTGCTCTCTTTCTCTGCTCCCAGGTATTTCGATATGACCGCAAGTCGGCCCAGTGCCTCAACACTATCCGAGCTCATCTTCAGTGCGTCGCCAAACAGTGTCTCAGCTCTGTGATAGAGTCCTGACTGGAAGTAATACTCTGCAGCCAGCATCTTGGTCCTGTAGTCATTGGGGGCCATTGCAATGGCACGCTCCACAAGTGGGGCCGCCTCCTCAAAACGCCCCAGGATCACCGACGAGTAGGCGTAGTTGGTTAATGCTATCAGTGAGTCAGGGTTGAGGTGGAAGAGCACACCCCACTCTTGTGCAGCCTCAGTGTAGTCGCCTTGCTTGTGCAACACCATCGCTCGCAGATTATGCAACGCAGAGTCGTTGGGGAACCGACCGACTCCCTCGTCCAGTAGCTTGGCTGCCTGACGGTAGTCAGTTCGCTGATAATGCACTTCCGCAAGATCCGCCCATGCTTCAGGCACATCTGAACCCAGTGCCAGTGCCCGTGTCAGGTACTTCTCTGCGCTGTCGTAATTCTCAAGGGCCTTGTACGCTCTACCCAGGAAGAGGCACAACACACAGTGTTCTTCGACCAGTTCTTCAGCCTTCGTCAACACCGAGACTGCGCGCTGGGGTTGCGCAGACTGGAGGTATGCAAGTCCCAGAAGCACCATTGCATCCGGGTTGTCGTCGTCTTCCTCTAGGATTGCCTCCAAGACGTGCATGGCCTCTTCGATGCGACCGTCTTCAAGCGCTTCCTCTGCGAGCTTGAGTCTGTCGCTCTTCACCATATGTGCCTCTGTCCTCAGCCAATCCACGAGTGACGACGTCGTGATTCTGGCGGCTAGGGCTGACTGACCACAAGTCTCGATATAAGTACGAATCGATGTGGCAAATGTGATGTACGCCACTCCTTTCTCTCTGTTAAACGGCGTCAGTCTCCTCAGCCAGAAGTCAAGGCTGGCAAAGTTCAGGGATGCGCTGTCAAGAGTGGTCCGACAGGACTCTCTTGTGATCGACCTCGGGTCGGGATCTGGAGTCCTTGCGCTGCTCGCCGCCAGAATGGGTGCCCGACGGGTGATTGCAGTCGAGATAAACGAGAGCACTGCGAACTACGCCCGACAGGCTGCACGACTGAACGGACTTGAACAGAAGGTCGAGTTCGCAGTATGCCACTTTGCGGACTTCTATCCTGATGAGCTCGCGGATGTTGTGGTCTGCGAGATGCTCTGCTCGATGATGCTCGTCGAACAGCAGGTTGCGGCAAGTCATCATGCAGTGAGGCATCTGCTCAGACCGGGCGGGGTGTTACTCCCAAGACGCGCGGACGTGTACGTTGTGCCCGTTGAGTGTGAGGATGTCTGGAGACGGTTCAAGTTCGACACTCTGGTCTTTCCGCCGATGCCTCAGACGGTAGGTGTGGGAGAGGCCCGGGACCTTGCAGACCCACAGGCCGTCGCACACTTGGACTTTATCTCTTCAGCACATCAGACGGTCGATGCGTGTATAAGCTTCCGGATTGCTGAGGACGGGGTGATGCATGGCATCTGTGGGATGTTCGAAGCGTTCTTGGACGATCTGACAAGACTTGACATGACAGACGGCTGGCGCGACCTGTTTGTACCACTAAAAGACCCAGTCGAAGTGACCGCTGGTGACTCGGTCGTGATAGAGTTGTCCTACACACCGGGTGAACTGCACACATTGAGACTTGTCGCCCGGCGGTGACGGGAGGCACTTGACTAAGGTTTTTAACCGGACACTTCTGCGTCTGGACTGCTGGTGATGCCATGGAGCTGAAAGGTCCACTGTGTTATGTCTTGGACTTCGACGATGTATACAACTATGCCTATCAGACTTCGCTCAAGATAAAGGAGTCAGGCTGGAGACCGGACGCCATCGTGGGTATTGCGCGAGGTGGTTGGGTACACGGCCGAGTACAATGCGATCTTCTCGGAGTCAAGGACCTGTTCAGTGTCAAGATTGACCACTGGGGAGTCACTGCCACAAGAGACGGACGTGCGAAACTCACCTGCCCACTCAACGTTGATGTGCATGGCAAGAAAGTCCTGGTTGTCGATGACATCACGGACACTGGTGAGAGTCTGACCACGGCTGTTGAACATGTCAAGTCCTGTGGTCCCGCCGATGTCCGCTCAGCAACACTGATGCACATAGTGGGCTCCAAGTTCGTGCCGAACTACTTCGGCGTCGAGGTGACTTGGGCATGGGAGATATTCCCATGGAACTTCTTCGAGGACGTAACGAATCTCGTCATGGAGATATTCAAGGGTGAGAAGACTGACAGGATGACGACCGCCGAACTCAAGCGTCACCTCAGGGAATACAACAACCTTGTACTCTCCGATGAACAGATGACAAAGATAAAGGCGCACATGGAGTACCTTGGAAAGCTGGAGAAGACCGGTGCTGGCGACTGGAGGGTCGCCAAGTAGGGCTCTGTCAGGACTTGGAATACTCCTCTCAATGGCGCAGAAACAGATCCCATATTGCGGGGAGCGAAAGAGGGACTACTCCCAGTCGGTGGGCAGAGCCGCCAGTCCGCTCTTCAGCTTCACTCTCAGTACGAGCGCAACAATGCCCAATACGAGGCCCCCATAGGCAACAGGAGACGTGGCTGCGTCCAGTGTGACTGAGAGTGGTCTTGTCGTCACGATGATCTTGAACTCCTTCAGGTATTCCATATCCACAGGAACACCTCCGATCCACGCACTGACTCTGTACTGACCTTCAAGGAGAGGAATGAATGAGAACACGACTCTGTCATTGGAGTAGGTCTGGACGGAACGGTTCAAGACCAGTGAATCGTTTACGTCGTACACACTGATGTGCATGCTTCCCCTCCAGCTCTCATCCACGCCCAGGATTCGGATGGTCAGGCTCAGACTTGTGTTTTCACCTACGTACGCTGGTGTCAGCTGCTCGATGTCAATGGTCTTCACAGGTGTGACTGTGATGTTGGCAACGAGGTCTGCGGGTGCGATTGACTCAGAGCCCTCGTAGTAGGCGACCAGCATGTACTCGTCCGCAAGAAGTCCCTCAACACTGAAGGCAGCCGTTCCCAGCGTGTTAGTTGATGCAGTCTGATTCAACCTCAGCACGCCGTGACTGAGGAAGCATATCCTCACACTCACCCCGACTAGCGGCGCGAGCGACGTCCGGAGCGTTACTGACACGTGTATTCTCTGGTCGTATGGTGTTGCTTGCGGGGCATCCAGGTCAATGAGCGCCTCGTGACGGGTCAGGACGTCGAGGCTCGTGGTTGCGTTTAGGTACCTGCCAGTACTCTGGAAGACTATGACCAGGCGATAAGTCCCAGTCTGGGAAGGCCTCCACGCGACCTCCACTGTCCCAAGCGAGCTGACCACAAGTTGCGTCTGAGTCGTCAGTGGATTCCCATAGACCTCAGCGCCCGTCGGATTGAACAGACTGACAAGCACGTTATGACCCGACATGGGTGAGCCAAGGGAGTCGGACACGAGGACGACCACTCTGTGATCATGGCTGAGAAGGCCTGGGATTTGAGCCTGAACCACCTCGAGCGCCACACGACTGGTGACGACCAGTGAGGACTCGTACACACAACCCAGACGCTCGGCTGTGTCCTGGACCCGTACTGACACACTGTAGTCGTCTGGCAACAGACCTGTCAGGTTGAGCAAGACCTTGTCTCTCGCAAAGACCAGACGCCCTCCCAGGTCAATTGGACCGGACGCGAGACTCAGGACAATCTCAATCTCCAGTCCTGTAGG is part of the Candidatus Thorarchaeota archaeon genome and encodes:
- a CDS encoding phosphoribosyltransferase, whose amino-acid sequence is MELKGPLCYVLDFDDVYNYAYQTSLKIKESGWRPDAIVGIARGGWVHGRVQCDLLGVKDLFSVKIDHWGVTATRDGRAKLTCPLNVDVHGKKVLVVDDITDTGESLTTAVEHVKSCGPADVRSATLMHIVGSKFVPNYFGVEVTWAWEIFPWNFFEDVTNLVMEIFKGEKTDRMTTAELKRHLREYNNLVLSDEQMTKIKAHMEYLGKLEKTGAGDWRVAK
- a CDS encoding tetratricopeptide repeat protein — encoded protein: MVKSDRLKLAEEALEDGRIEEAMHVLEAILEEDDDNPDAMVLLGLAYLQSAQPQRAVSVLTKAEELVEEHCVLCLFLGRAYKALENYDSAEKYLTRALALGSDVPEAWADLAEVHYQRTDYRQAAKLLDEGVGRFPNDSALHNLRAMVLHKQGDYTEAAQEWGVLFHLNPDSLIALTNYAYSSVILGRFEEAAPLVERAIAMAPNDYRTKMLAAEYYFQSGLYHRAETLFGDALKMSSDSVEALGRLAVISKYLGAEKESNKYLERAWSLTCEDCDSWYRLCDALLRLGEHEKMFECLRRATEHDPNSAAPWVLLAVELGRRGQRTEAERAWRKSIELRGYIKAHCSICNTSFKVSLPTAQTASQISCVRCTSCQSEAPIPDSLASI
- a CDS encoding 50S ribosomal protein L11 methyltransferase, producing MYATPFSLLNGVSLLSQKSRLAKFRDALSRVVRQDSLVIDLGSGSGVLALLAARMGARRVIAVEINESTANYARQAARLNGLEQKVEFAVCHFADFYPDELADVVVCEMLCSMMLVEQQVAASHHAVRHLLRPGGVLLPRRADVYVVPVECEDVWRRFKFDTLVFPPMPQTVGVGEARDLADPQAVAHLDFISSAHQTVDACISFRIAEDGVMHGICGMFEAFLDDLTRLDMTDGWRDLFVPLKDPVEVTAGDSVVIELSYTPGELHTLRLVARR